From the Ferrigenium kumadai genome, one window contains:
- a CDS encoding DegQ family serine endoprotease, with the protein MLKKLLSLFVLMVGMIVSSPALTKELPDFTELVEKQGLAVVNISTSQIIRNAQGFPGISEDDPFYEFFRRFAPQMPREQESQSLGSGFIISADGYIMTNAHVVDRADKITVRLTDKREFRAKVIGADKRTDIALLKIEATGLPRVSIGDPNKLKVGEWVVAIGSPFGFDSSVTAGIVSAKGRSLPQDNFVPFIQTDVAINPGNSGGPLFNMNGEVVGINSQIYTRSGGSMGLSFAIPIDVATQVVDQLRSTGKVTRGRIGVMIQELTRELADSFGLSKPSGALISNVEKNGPADKAGIEASDVILKYDGKPVDSSADLPRMVAATKPGSKVTIELWRKGAVKQVAVVVAEMPEENKLARAAKELADDVAEMIARLGIAVSELSRDQMQGLQVNGGLLVEEVKGSAARAAGLHQGDVLLAIGNMPIRSLAQFNDILKQVPKGRNVALLVRRGDSASYVAIRLDEK; encoded by the coding sequence ATGCTGAAAAAACTGTTGAGCCTGTTCGTGTTGATGGTCGGAATGATAGTCAGCTCGCCCGCGCTCACGAAGGAACTGCCGGATTTCACTGAGCTGGTGGAAAAACAGGGCCTGGCCGTCGTCAATATCAGCACCTCGCAGATCATCCGCAACGCACAGGGATTTCCCGGGATTTCCGAAGACGATCCGTTCTACGAGTTCTTCCGCCGCTTCGCTCCGCAGATGCCGCGCGAGCAGGAATCTCAATCGCTGGGATCCGGTTTCATCATCAGCGCAGACGGCTACATCATGACCAATGCGCATGTGGTGGACCGCGCCGACAAGATCACCGTGCGCCTGACCGACAAGCGCGAATTCCGCGCCAAAGTCATCGGTGCCGACAAGCGCACCGATATCGCGTTGCTGAAGATCGAGGCGACCGGCCTGCCAAGAGTCAGCATCGGCGATCCGAACAAGCTCAAGGTCGGCGAATGGGTGGTTGCCATCGGTTCTCCGTTCGGTTTCGACAGCAGCGTGACGGCGGGCATCGTCAGCGCCAAGGGACGCTCCCTGCCGCAGGACAATTTCGTGCCGTTCATCCAGACTGACGTGGCGATCAATCCCGGCAACTCCGGCGGTCCGTTGTTCAACATGAACGGCGAAGTGGTCGGCATCAACTCCCAGATATATACGCGATCCGGCGGTTCGATGGGACTGTCTTTCGCCATCCCGATCGACGTGGCGACGCAGGTGGTCGACCAACTGCGCAGCACCGGCAAGGTGACGCGCGGCCGCATCGGCGTGATGATCCAGGAACTGACACGCGAACTGGCCGATTCGTTCGGTTTGAGCAAGCCGTCCGGGGCGCTGATCAGCAACGTGGAAAAGAATGGCCCGGCCGACAAGGCGGGCATCGAGGCCAGCGATGTGATCCTCAAGTACGACGGCAAGCCGGTCGACAGCTCTGCCGATCTGCCGCGCATGGTGGCGGCGACCAAACCGGGCAGCAAGGTGACCATCGAATTATGGCGCAAGGGCGCGGTGAAGCAGGTGGCCGTGGTGGTCGCCGAGATGCCGGAAGAGAACAAGCTGGCGCGGGCCGCAAAGGAACTGGCCGATGACGTGGCCGAAATGATTGCGCGTCTCGGCATCGCGGTCAGCGAATTGAGCCGTGATCAGATGCAGGGGTTGCAAGTGAATGGCGGGCTGCTGGTGGAAGAGGTCAAGGGCTCCGCAGCGCGCGCGGCAGGATTGCATCAGGGCGATGTGCTGCTGGCGATCGGCAATATGCCGATCCGTTCGCTGGCGCAGTTCAATGACATCCTCAAGCAGGTGCCGAAAGGGCGCAATGTCGCACTGCTGGTCAGGCGCGGAGACAGCGCTTCCTATGTGGCGATCCGGCTGGACGAGAAGTAA
- a CDS encoding SoxR reducing system RseC family protein, which produces MLETRAVVVQVEGQHAFVQASQGGGCGQCSGKGCGTAKLSQLFCSQPRQFQVDNPINARVGDQVVVSVADGTVLRGIGLVYLLPLLLLAVGAALGNIAAPQVEQQDGYAAAGALIGLVCGFFLSKWLAVRLRRQRPYIARQWRGE; this is translated from the coding sequence ATGCTGGAAACGCGAGCCGTTGTCGTGCAGGTCGAGGGGCAGCATGCCTTTGTGCAGGCCAGCCAGGGCGGAGGTTGCGGTCAATGCAGCGGCAAAGGCTGCGGGACGGCCAAACTGTCCCAGCTGTTCTGCAGCCAGCCGCGCCAATTCCAGGTAGATAATCCGATCAATGCACGCGTCGGCGACCAGGTGGTCGTCTCGGTTGCGGATGGCACGGTGCTGCGCGGCATCGGCCTGGTCTATCTGCTGCCATTGCTGTTGTTGGCGGTGGGCGCCGCTCTCGGGAATATTGCCGCTCCTCAGGTCGAACAACAGGATGGTTACGCGGCGGCAGGTGCGTTGATCGGCTTGGTTTGTGGTTTCTTCCTGTCCAAATGGCTCGCTGTGCGGCTGAGGCGCCAGCGGCCTTACATCGCCAGGCAATGGCGCGGGGAGTGA